One Catharus ustulatus isolate bCatUst1 chromosome 2, bCatUst1.pri.v2, whole genome shotgun sequence genomic window carries:
- the QTRT2 gene encoding queuine tRNA-ribosyltransferase accessory subunit 2 isoform X2: protein MGLPDAVLYCSLHDPVTPCPSGYNTNKMVSLWGSSGRMEMTASKFMDIQRAIQPDWFQCISDGDTISGETGRKRAKKSVDRSLSFLDICLQLQEKSPELQGSVMFGAIEGGDILEERLRSARETAKRPVGGFLLDGFQGSAMAKETKLKLIASVTAELPEDKPRIIHGVGKPDEVLECIERGVDIFESFFPFQVTERGCALVFSYNCHPDPEATVLTQNGTQDLENGAQDDQEEVSKADPEITPFEISLKDKKYHDDFGPLLEGCSCYCCQRHTRAYVHHLLVTNELLAGVLLMMHNFQHYFGFFSAIRDALRDSKLDQLKELVFRQVLQGPASATLRQ, encoded by the exons ATGGTCTCCCTATGGGGGAGCTCAGGGCGCATGGAGATGACAGCTTCCAAGTTCATGGACATCCAGCGGGCCATCCAGCCAGACTGGTTCCAGTGCATCTCTGATGGAGACACCATTTCTGGGGAAACTGGCAGAAAAAGAGCCAAGAAGTCTGTGGATAGGTCACTTTCCTTCTTGGATATATGCCTTCAGCTGCAAGAAAAATCACCA GAACTACAAGGAAGTGTAATGTTTGGAGCAATTGAAGGTGGAGATATCTTGGAAGAGAGGCTCAGATCAGCCAGGGAGACTGCCAAGCGGCCTGTGGGTGGCTTTCTGCTGGATGGCTTCCAGGGAAGTGCCATGGCCAAGGAGACCAAATTGAAACTGATAGCTtctgtcacagcagagctgccagaggaTAAACCAAG AATTATTCATGGTGTAGGCAAACCAGATGAGGTGCTTGAGTGCATTGAAAGAGGAGTCGATATTTTTGAGAGCTTCTTTCCCTTCCAAGTGACCGAGCGAGGCTGTGCCTTGGTTTTCAGTTACAACTGCCATCCAGATCCTGAAGCAACTG tTCTAACACAAAATGGGACCCAGGACCTGGAGAATGGTGCTCAAGACGACCAGGAGGAAGTCTCCAAAGCTGACCCAGAAATTACACCATTTGAGATATCTCTGAAGGATAAAAA ATACCACGATGATTTTGGTCCTTTGCTGGAAGGATGCAGCTGTTACTGCTGTCAGAGGCACACTCGTGCCTATGTCCATCACCTCCTGGTGACCAACGAGCTGCTGGCCGGTGTCCTGCTCATGATGCACAACTTCCAGCACTACTTTGGTTTCTTCAGTGCCATTCGGGATGCCTTAAGGGACAGTAAACTGGATCAACTCAAGGAGCTTGTCTTCAGGCAGGTGCTGCAAGGCCCGGCAAGTGCGACGCTGAGACAATGA